A region from the Pempheris klunzingeri isolate RE-2024b chromosome 17, fPemKlu1.hap1, whole genome shotgun sequence genome encodes:
- the rprml gene encoding reprimo-like protein produces the protein MNVSFFDVTQDALFNGSQTLAGTLATYSGNGTENVVTGDGGGSLVLVQDERKLFVMRVVQIAVLCVLSLTVVFGIFFLGCNLMIKSESMINFLVKDRRPSKDVETVMIGLS, from the coding sequence ATGAACGTCTCCTTCTTCGACGTGACCCAGGACGCGCTCTTTAACGGGAGCCAGACCCTCGCCGGCACTCTGGCGACGTACTCCGGCAATGGCACCGAGAACGTGGTGACCGGCGACGGAGGGGGGTCCCTGGTTCTGGTGCAAGACGAGCGCAAACTCTTCGTCATGCGTGTGGTGCAGATCGCGGTGCTGTGCGTGTTGTCGCTCACCGTCGTGTTCGGTATATTTTTCCTCGGGTGCAACTTGATGATCAAGTCGGAGAGCATGATTAACTTCCTGGTGAAGGACCGGAGACCCTCCAAAGACGTGGAGACGGTCATGATCGGGCTCAGCTAG